AAGACCCTTTAAAACCGGCTATACTAGCTGGTTTTAAAGGGCTAATATGAAGCATATGCCAGATTCATTGTAGTGTGAACTAAAAAAATTATTTCCGCAAAAAACAAGTAAAGTTGAACGACCAGAGTTTGATAAAAAGCACAAGAACATTATCCCAAACGAAATAGTAAATATTCGATACCATTTCAAGAAAAGCTCCATTTGCAGCATTTGGAAGGAAAGACCCCCTGATCGATCAAAAATAGTCATAAATAACATGCAATACTTGAAGATCGGAAAGCGGATAGCGCTTTTGTGATGTAAAAAAACTTTACAAGTTTTGTAATAACATCGAAAAATAATTTTAGTTTTCTTTAGTTTGCTTGTTCCTTACGGCTTTTTGATATGATTGCAATTTATGGATAAGCTCTAAATTATTGACTCAACATTATTAATTATTTTAGTATCCTCAATAGTTACTTTTATGAATTATAATAAGGTATTTGGTGGTAAAAATTTTTTTTAAAAATATTTCAAATCATATAGTTATATTATTCTTCTGTATTCTTTTACTTTCTGGATGCCGAAGAAAGGTATACGTAACTAGCAATACTTTTGCTGATGTAAAAACAATACCAAAAGGATTTTCTATTGACAGTTCTTTTTACATTACATCCCTGAATCAAATTAATAAATTATTATCCAATGAGATATCTCAGAAAATTTCGGTAATTCTTACAGATAAAGGATATGTTATTCGCGATGCTAAAGATGCAGATTTCCTTCTAGTATTTAATTTTGCAATAGAAGAATCAAAGCAAATTATTAATATTCCTCAGTATATTCCAGGTCAGACATCAACAACGACAGGAACAGTTAGGAATCCCTATGGGTTTACAGCTGCTCAATATCAGCAACAAACTACATCATCAGGAAACATAATATATATCCCTGTAGAGCGCATGTTCTATTCAAAAGGAATTGTTATTTATGTTTACGATGCGAATGAATATAGAAAAACAAAAAAAGAAGAATTAATATGGCAAGGCTCAGCTGTTACCTGCGATGAAAGTAATGATCTTAGAGAAGCAATAGATTATCTTTTAGTGGCAGCTTCCCAAGATTTTGGACGAAGCACTGGAAGAAATAAGCAAATCCAAATTAATGTTGATAATAAACTTATTGAAAAATTGAGCCAAGGAATATATTCTGCTCTTTCTCAACAGTTTAAAGAGTGTATAATTGCATAATATCTTTCTGTAAAAAATATAAAAATCGCAAAACATCAAAGATCCAAAATGATAAAGTGTTTTGACTTTTTTTAGAAAAAGGAGAAAATGCCATTTTAGTAGCTTATTTAAAGTAGCTTTTAGTGGCATCCCATACAGGACTATTTTATAACTAGTAGGATATAAACTTTTGGCAAGCTACTCTAAACTGCCTGAGATTGTTCTTCTATAAAGTAATTTACATGCATAGATCAGTACAGAAGAACAAAAAGAAATGGGGCATTCGCTTCCCGCTCAAGTAGCTTGTCTTGAAAAATATTGTCAGAGCAAAGGCTTTGTCATAATCAAAAGTTGTAGCTTTGATGAAAGCGCTTATAAAAGCCAACGCGATGAATTCGATACTATTCTTGATTTTGTACTCGAACAAAAAGATAAAATCGCAGTTTGCTTTGATAAAGTAGACCGTCTTACACGCGACAATTTGATAGACGGATAGGAATACTCTATGACAAAGCTTTACGCGATGAACTAGAATTACACTTTGTATCTGATGGATAGGTTGTTACGAGTAAAATTTCCGCTGCACAAAAATTTCAATTCGGTATAACTCTTAACTTAGCCAAATATTATTCTGATGCAATAAGCGATAATGTTAACCGTGCAAATGAACAAAAATGGCGTAAAGGTAAATGGACGAGTAAGGCTCCTTACGGTTACAAAAATATTGTAAGACCTAATGGAAAAAGAGATATAGTAGTAGATGATCATGAAGCTCATATCGTAAAAAAAACATTCGAATGGTACGCAACTGGTATATACTCCATGGAATTATTGCGTGCAAAGCTTAAATCCGAATACGGCGTTCAATGGATTAGGAGCTTTGTAGACAAACTACTCAAGCGTCATTTTCTATTACGGGATTATGGAAATTAAAGGGAAAATGTTTCCCCACTGTTACCCTCCGTTAATCTCAAAAGCCTTATTTGATCAAGTCCAAAAAAGTGAAACTGGTTTTAATAAGAGCAACAAATATAAATATGCAGGACTTCCATTTATGTATAGAGGATTATTGCGTTGTGGAGATTGCGGCTTAGCAATAACACCAGAAAGACACAAAGGCTATTATCACTGTACTCAATACAATGGGAAGCATGGGGCTAAATGGCTGCGAGAAGAAGAAATCACAGAGCAAATTGGAAAAGTATTTCAACAGATACAACTACCTCCTGAAATTTTTCAGGAAATAACCAACACATTGAATAAGGTCCATCAGGACAAAATTGAGTTTCATAATAAACACTTTGATAAACTTACCGCTGAGCAAAAATCTATCACCAAGATGATGGATAACTTGTATTTAGACAAACTGAAGGGAGAAATTAACGATGAAAAATATAACAGATTTCATACTTCCTTGCGTAGCCAGATGGATGATGTTACTACGCGTTTGAGTCGTTTACAAGAAGCTGAAGATAACTACTATATAATTACCAAATATGTCCTGGAATTATCTAAGAAAGCTGATGGCTTATTTAAAAGTTCAGAAGTTGAGAAAAAACGCCAATTAATCAAACTGGTACTTTCGAACTTACGAATTGAAGGCGATAAAGTGCTCTACGACGCACAAAAGCCTTTTGATTTGTTATTGAAAAACGCTGATTGTGTAAGCTGGCGTCCCTAAGGGGATTCGAACCCCTGTTTTCGCCGTGAAAGGGCGATGTCCTAGACCAGGCTAGACGATAGGGACATATAATGTAAAAGAACTTTTGATACCAATTCTTAACTGATTGCCTAAAGCATATCGCACAGAATTGGCTTGCCAGGCGTAATTGCTTATAACAAAAACCTGGTGAGCCGGGTTGGATTCGAACCAACGACCCACAGCTTAAAAGGCTGTTGCTCTACCAACTGAGCTACCGGCTCTTTATCTGAAAAGACGTTAATTATCGTATAAGTTTACGCAATTTTTGTCAAGAAAAAGGCAAAAATTTAAAATAAAATTAATTTACTTATATAGCAGTATATCAATAATCCAAGAATATCCATAATAGTAGCTAAAAATGGCCCGGCTGCATAGGCCGGATCAATATTAATTTTTTTTAATAATAAAGGTATACCACTGCCTAATAATACTGAAACTAAAACAATTATAGCTAGCGATAGGCTTACCGCAAAACTTCCTAATAAATCGCCATAAGTCAGATAGACGCGAATAAATGAAAAAACTCCTAAAATTATTGCCATCAAAATAGCCATAAAAAATTCTCTTCTAAGAAATTTAAAAATATTTCCCGGTGTAATTTGCCCAGAAGCGACGCCTTGAATTACAACTGCTGAAGTCTGGCTACTTGAATTCCCACCTGTACTGATTAACATCGTTATAAAATACATCAAAAAACCAGCAAGGGTAACTTCATACCGCTTTATAATCATAGAAGATAAAGACTGTGCTAAAAGCAAAATAATTAGAATGTAACTGCGTTCATATAAAATTCTAAAAAAAGAAGTTTCAAAATATGGATATTTAATCGGCGTCATAGCTGAAATACGATATACATCCTCACTTGCTTCTTGTTCAATAATATCAACCAATGTATCGCTAGAGATTACCCCTAAAAAATAATTCTGTTCACCGACAACAGGAACCGTCATCAAATTGTAATGAATCATCTTTTTTGCCACTTGCTCACGGTCTTCATCTACCGTAACTATTAATTCATTTTTTCTTAAAAATGATGAAAGTCGAGTTTGTGGAGATTTTAAGACTAAGTCTTCTAGTCTGATCTGCCCAACCAAAATGTTATCTTGATTGGTTACATAAATTTGCTGATGTAAATCACGCCGTGGTTGCAAGCGCTGTAAAATTTGAATACTTTTTTCCACCGTGAAATTCTGCATGAGCGTTAATACATCGGTATCCATGATACCGCCAGCAGATTCGGGATCAAATTTTAATAATGAAAGAACCTTTTGCCGATCTTGCGTACTTAATAAAATAAGATATTTTTTTAATTCTTGATCTGATAAAGGATCAAATAAATCGGTTAACTCATCAATAGGAGTTTTACTTAAAATTGCTGCTTTATCCCGATCATCCAAAAAAGAAAGCACAAAAACTTTCATTGAATCCGAAAGTTCTCCAAATACCGCAAGCTGTAAATCATTCGGAAATTTTTCAAAAAGTTGCTGTATTTCGTCACGATTAATAAAGGAAAAGAAAATCTCAATATCTGCAGGATGCATCTCGAGCAACTGTTGCCACAACTGCTTGCCCGTTGGTGTTTCCTGCTTTATAACATCTTGAATATTTTGCTGAAGTTGCCTAATCAACTCTTTGGTATCATCTATCATACCGCCCCTTTGACTGATATTTCAATTTTGAGCAACTTTTTTAGCATAGCATGTCTCGATTTGTTCTAATAGTCATCATAATTAATTCTTGACCCGTTGTCCATTTGACTTTAAAAAAAATTGCCTTATCATCGATATATAAGGTTTTTTTATAAAAATCTTTTCAATTAATCACAAATTACTCGTTTTAAATAAAAAAGGAAAAATGAGAAATGGCAAGCACTCAACATTCTGAACCAACTCATTATCAATTTATTGTGCCACAAGAGACCGAACCGATACGCCTTGATACATTTATTTCAAAGCAATTACCAAATTATTCACGTACTTTTATTCAAAAACTTATTGAAGATAAACATATTACCATCAATGATAAAACGGCAAAACCAAGTACATTAATAAAATCAGATGATGTTATCAATATTCACATACCGCCGGTAACACCATTCTATGAAACTGAACTTACTGCAGAGACCAAAGAAAAACTCAATGCATTAGGCATAGAAATTGTCTACACACATCCAGACTTTTTTATTATTAATAAACCGGCTGGCGTCATAGTGCATAAGCCTTCAACAAAAAGTAATAAATTAACACTTGTCGATTGGCTCATGTTTCATGCACAAGAACTTGCAAATGTTGGTCATCCTGAACGCCCTGGCATTGTACATCGTCTTGATAAAGATACTTCTGGACTTATGATCGTACCAAGAAATAATTACGCACATAATATTTTTAGTGATATGTTTAAAAATAGACAAATAAAAAAAACATATTTAGCTATCGTACAAGGACATCCCGATCCTAAAGGAATTATTGATTTGCCGATCGGTAGAGATCCAGTTACCCGTAATAAAATGACCGTAAATGGTATCAAAGCACGCCCATCAAAAACAAACTATAAAGTTATAGAATATTTAAAAGATGCTACTTTAGTAGAAGCATATCCAGTTACTGGCCGTACCCATCAAATTCGGGTTCATTTTAATGCAATTGGCCATCCATTAATTGGTGATCAATTATATGGAAAAAAATCAAAACACATAAAAAGGCATGCGTTGCATGCTACGCAATTATCATTTACTTACAATAACAATCTTTTTAATTTTACGAGCGAAATGCCGCAAGATTTACGGAATTTAGTCGATACATTAAAATAATCTTGCTCTACCATATCTTTTTTTACGTTATAATTTTTCTTGATTTTTTTTTTAAAGCACAATACGCTGAACCCAGCTAAGAAGGAATTGTAGTAATGAAGCGTCTCTTTATAAAATTATATTTTCTCTTTAATTTTTATCCTAAATTGCCATTTTATATTCTGGGTTAATAATCACTGGCATTTTAATTTCTTGAAATGGCGTTGTTTGATTCCAGAGTGTTGTAAATTTGTTTTTATATTTTTCAATCACAAATTGAGATTCAGTTATAAAAACATTTTCTTGGTTTCTTGCAAGTCCAGCATAGGTTACATTGGCTGATCCTGTCCAAGTTATTGCTTTATGTTCAAAGTTTTGTCCAAAAATAAAAAACTTATTATGCATTATGGTATAACCAGTATACACATGAACCGGTATACCTTCGGCATGTACAATTTTAACTTTATGGAAACGATCTTCTAAAGCACTTGAATCAACAATAATATAAAGCCGTACGCCTCGCTTATGTGCCTCTATCAGTGCTTGTACCACATCTTTATCATTTAATCGATACTGAGCAGTAAAAATATA
The genomic region above belongs to Candidatus Babeliales bacterium and contains:
- a CDS encoding RluA family pseudouridine synthase — encoded protein: MASTQHSEPTHYQFIVPQETEPIRLDTFISKQLPNYSRTFIQKLIEDKHITINDKTAKPSTLIKSDDVINIHIPPVTPFYETELTAETKEKLNALGIEIVYTHPDFFIINKPAGVIVHKPSTKSNKLTLVDWLMFHAQELANVGHPERPGIVHRLDKDTSGLMIVPRNNYAHNIFSDMFKNRQIKKTYLAIVQGHPDPKGIIDLPIGRDPVTRNKMTVNGIKARPSKTNYKVIEYLKDATLVEAYPVTGRTHQIRVHFNAIGHPLIGDQLYGKKSKHIKRHALHATQLSFTYNNNLFNFTSEMPQDLRNLVDTLK
- the mgtE gene encoding magnesium transporter, with the translated sequence MIDDTKELIRQLQQNIQDVIKQETPTGKQLWQQLLEMHPADIEIFFSFINRDEIQQLFEKFPNDLQLAVFGELSDSMKVFVLSFLDDRDKAAILSKTPIDELTDLFDPLSDQELKKYLILLSTQDRQKVLSLLKFDPESAGGIMDTDVLTLMQNFTVEKSIQILQRLQPRRDLHQQIYVTNQDNILVGQIRLEDLVLKSPQTRLSSFLRKNELIVTVDEDREQVAKKMIHYNLMTVPVVGEQNYFLGVISSDTLVDIIEQEASEDVYRISAMTPIKYPYFETSFFRILYERSYILIILLLAQSLSSMIIKRYEVTLAGFLMYFITMLISTGGNSSSQTSAVVIQGVASGQITPGNIFKFLRREFFMAILMAIILGVFSFIRVYLTYGDLLGSFAVSLSLAIIVLVSVLLGSGIPLLLKKINIDPAYAAGPFLATIMDILGLLIYCYISKLILF
- a CDS encoding phospholipase D-like domain-containing protein, with amino-acid sequence MARMRFLTILLFPICFFRLVSIDYIEFARQSIFTNGRILSVFFVPDDKVKNILLGLINNEKKYIFTAQYRLNDKDVVQALIEAHKRGVRLYIIVDSSALEDRFHKVKIVHAEGIPVHVYTGYTIMHNKFFIFGQNFEHKAITWTGSANVTYAGLARNQENVFITESQFVIEKYKNKFTTLWNQTTPFQEIKMPVIINPEYKMAI
- a CDS encoding recombinase family protein gives rise to the protein MSTEEQKEMGHSLPAQVACLEKYCQSKGFVIIKSCSFDESAYKSQRDEFDTILDFVLEQKDKIAVCFDKVDRLTRDNLIDG
- a CDS encoding zinc ribbon domain-containing protein; this translates as MEIKGKMFPHCYPPLISKALFDQVQKSETGFNKSNKYKYAGLPFMYRGLLRCGDCGLAITPERHKGYYHCTQYNGKHGAKWLREEEITEQIGKVFQQIQLPPEIFQEITNTLNKVHQDKIEFHNKHFDKLTAEQKSITKMMDNLYLDKLKGEINDEKYNRFHTSLRSQMDDVTTRLSRLQEAEDNYYIITKYVLELSKKADGLFKSSEVEKKRQLIKLVLSNLRIEGDKVLYDAQKPFDLLLKNADCVSWRP